One genomic window of Macaca mulatta isolate MMU2019108-1 chromosome 8, T2T-MMU8v2.0, whole genome shotgun sequence includes the following:
- the SCARA3 gene encoding scavenger receptor class A member 3: MKVRSAGGDGDALCVTEEDLVGDDEDMPSFPCTQKGRPGPRCSRCQKNLSLHTSVRILYLFLALLLVAVAVLASLVFRKVDSLSEDISLTQSIYDKKLVLMQKNLQGLDPKALNNCSFCHEAGQLGPEVRKLQEELEGIQKLLLAQEVQLDQTLQAQEVLSTTSRQISQEMGSCSFSIHQVNQSLGLFLAQVRGWQATTAGLDLSLKDLTQECYDVKAAMHQINFTVGQTSEWIHGIQRKTDEETLTLQKIVTDWQNYTRLFSGLRTTSTKTGEAVKNIQATLGASSQRISQNSESMHDLVLQVMGLQLQLDNISSFLDDHEENMHDLQYHTHYAQNRTVERFESLEGRMASHEIEIGTIFTNINATDSHVHSMLKYLDDVRLSCTLGFHTHAEELYYLNKSVSIMLGTTDLLRERFSLLSARLDLNVRNLSMIVEEMKAVDTQHGEILRNVTILRGAPGPPGPRGLKGDMGVKGPVGGRGPKGDPGSLGPPGSQGPQGQPGEAGPVGERGPVGPRGFPGLKGSKGSFGTGGPRGQPGPKGDIGPPGPEGPPGSPGPSGPQGKPGIAGKTGSPGQRGAMGPKGEPGIQGPPGLPGPPGPPGSQSFY; encoded by the exons ATGAAAG TGAGGTCAGCCGGCGGCGATGGAGATGCCTTGTGCGTTACGGAAGAGGACCTGGTGGGTGATGACGAGGACATGCCGAGCTTCCCGTGCACCCAGAAGG GTCGGCCAGGGCCCCGCTGCAGCCGCTGCCAGAAGAACCTGTCTTTGCACACATCAGTGAGGATTCTTTACCTCTTCCTGGCCCTGCTCCTGGTGGCTGTGGCTGTGTTGGCCTCTCTGG TTTTTAGAAAAGTGGACTCTCTCTCCGAAGACATCTCCTTGACCCAGTCTATTTATGACAAGAAACTTGTGTTAATGCAGAAAAATCTCCAGGGCCTGG ATCCAAAAGCCCTGAACAACTGCTCTTTCTGCCATGAAGCTGGGCAGCTGGGGCCAGAGGTCCGAAAACTGCAGGAGGAGCTGGAGGGAATTCAGAAGCTGCTTCTGGCTCAGGAGGTGCAGCTGGACCAGACCTTGCAGGCCCAGGAGGTGCTCTCCACCACCAGCAGGCAGATCTCCCAGGAGATGGGCAGTTGCTCCTTCTCCATCCACCAGGTTAACCAGTCTCTGGGGCTCTTCCTGGCCCAGGTGAGAGGCTGGcaggccaccacagctggcctggACCTCTCTCTGAAGGACCTCACCCAGGAGTGCTACGATGTCAAGGCTGCAATGCACCAGATCAACTTCACCGTGGGGCAGACTTCCGAGTGGATCCATGGGATCCAGCGGAAGACGGACGAGGAGACCCTGACCCTCCAGAAGATTGTCACCGACTGGCAGAACTATACCCGGCTCTTCAGTGGCCTGCGTACCACCTCCACCAAGACCGGAGAGGCAGTCAAGAACATCCAGGCCACCCTGGGGGCCTCCTCACAGCGCATCAGCCAGAACTCCGAGAGCATGCATGACCTGGTACTCCAGGTCATGGGCTTGCAGCTGCAGCTGGATAACATCTCGTCCTTCCTGGACGACCACGAGGAGAACATGCATGATCTTCAGTACCACACCCACTATGCCCAGAACCGCACCGTGGAGAGGTTTGAGTCTCTGGAAGGACGCATGGCTTCTCACGAGATTGAAATTGGCACCATCTTCACCAACATCAATGCCACTGACAGCCACGTGCACAGCATGCTCAAGTACCTGGATGACGTGCGGCTCTCCTGCACGCTGGGCTTCCACACCCATGCCGAGGAGCTCTACTACCTGAACAAGTCTGTCTCCATCATGCTGGGCACCACAGACCTGCTCCGGGAGCGCTTCAGCCTGCTCAGTGCCCGGCTGGACCTCAACGTCCGGAACCTCTCCATGATCGTGGAGGAGATGAAGGCGGTGGACACGCAGCATGGAGAAATCCTTCGCAATGTCACCATCCTACGAG GTGCCCCCGGCCCTCCAGGACCAAGAGGACTCAAAGGAGATATGGGCGTGAAAGGGCCTGTTGGCGGCAGAGGCCCAAAAGGAGACCCCGGCAGCTTGGGCCCCCCGGGATCCCAGGGTCCTCAGGGGCAACCTGGAGAAGCCGGGCCTGTGGGAGAGAGGGGCCCTGTTGGCCCTCGAGGGTTCCCAGGCCTCAAAGGCTCAAAGGGCAGCTTTGGAACAGGAGGGCCAAGAGGACAGCCAGGCCCAAAAGGGGACATAGGGCCCCCAGGGCCAGAAGGGCCCCCAGGGTCTCCAGGGCCCTCAGGGCCTCAGGGAAAACCGGGGATCGCAGGGAAGACAGGCTCACCAGGCCAGCGGGGAGCCATGGGGCCTAAGGGTGAACCAGGGATCCAGGGTCCCCCTGGTCTCCCCGGGCCTCCAGGCCCACCAGGAAGCCAGAGCTTCTACTGA